The Verrucomicrobium spinosum DSM 4136 = JCM 18804 genome includes a region encoding these proteins:
- a CDS encoding GAF domain-containing sensor histidine kinase yields the protein MSQDPLQGDVAVINSISAVPSILDVVCRTTGMKFAAVARVTEEKWVACSVLDYLEFGLKPSEELKLETTLCNEVRCVRLPVVIDEVREDPVYRDHHTPKMYGFQSYISMPIFLPGGDFFGTLCALDPRPHRLNTPEVLGMFRLFADLISSHLGALVRIADSEQQAAAERLVSERREQFIGVLGHDLRSPLGAISMGALMLKEGELSEDQHATVAMMERNVAKISDLVDDVMDLTRGRLGGGISLKDLTDAPLEPVLRQIVEQEQTIRPQPLIECVFAINHRVSYDRNRMGQLFSNLLSNAMKYGLPGVPVAVRASTDQERFTLSVSNGTDPIPQEELDKLFLPFMRGPGAREEKGLGLGLYIASEIAASHSGKIDVVSEKGVVCFTFTMPVRQAA from the coding sequence ATGTCCCAGGACCCCCTGCAAGGCGATGTCGCCGTCATTAATAGCATCTCAGCGGTGCCTTCCATCCTGGACGTCGTGTGCCGCACGACGGGAATGAAGTTTGCCGCCGTTGCTCGCGTCACGGAAGAGAAGTGGGTGGCGTGTAGCGTGCTGGACTACCTCGAGTTTGGTTTAAAGCCAAGTGAGGAACTTAAGCTGGAGACGACCCTTTGCAATGAGGTCCGATGCGTGAGGTTGCCCGTGGTGATCGACGAGGTACGTGAGGATCCCGTGTACCGGGATCACCACACACCCAAGATGTATGGATTCCAAAGTTACATCTCCATGCCTATCTTTCTTCCCGGAGGAGATTTCTTTGGGACGCTTTGCGCCCTTGACCCCAGGCCGCACCGCCTGAACACGCCGGAAGTTCTGGGCATGTTCCGGCTCTTTGCCGACCTCATTTCCAGCCACTTGGGCGCGCTGGTAAGGATCGCCGACAGCGAACAGCAGGCTGCGGCTGAGCGACTGGTGTCCGAGCGGCGGGAGCAATTCATTGGCGTTCTGGGCCATGATTTGCGGAGTCCTCTAGGTGCCATCTCCATGGGGGCCCTGATGTTGAAGGAGGGAGAGCTGAGCGAGGATCAGCATGCGACCGTGGCCATGATGGAGCGCAATGTGGCCAAGATCTCGGACCTTGTGGATGATGTCATGGATCTCACCCGGGGCCGACTAGGGGGTGGGATTTCGCTGAAGGATCTCACCGATGCTCCCCTGGAGCCCGTGCTCCGCCAGATCGTGGAGCAGGAGCAGACCATCAGGCCGCAGCCGCTGATCGAGTGTGTATTTGCCATCAATCACCGTGTTTCCTATGATCGGAACCGGATGGGGCAGTTGTTCTCCAACCTCCTCTCCAACGCTATGAAATACGGACTCCCGGGTGTGCCTGTGGCGGTGCGTGCGTCCACAGATCAGGAAAGATTCACCCTCTCAGTAAGCAACGGTACGGACCCCATTCCTCAAGAGGAACTGGACAAACTCTTTCTCCCTTTCATGCGAGGACCTGGGGCGCGGGAGGAGAAAGGGCTGGGATTGGGACTGTACATTGCCTCAGAAATTGCCGCCTCTCATAGTGGCAAAATCGATGTGGTTTCAGAAAAAGGAGTGGTGTGCTTTACCTTCACGATGCCTGTACGGCAGGCGGCCTGA
- a CDS encoding ATP-binding cassette domain-containing protein, with protein sequence MLELRNISLTLERDGESQALLDDVTFSVPTGHLLAIVGPSGCGKTTLLKTIAGLKEEDNGEIRWQGRNLAEDGDLHPSELGYVPQFSIAHDLLTVEECVASAVALRTRQADHESAWAVVEQVMKQTGLTALGDRQVKVLSGGQKRRLGLALELVTNPNLLLCDEVTSGLDPKSEREITQLLHDLARQNDKRIVINVTHSLTNLSLFDTVLVLHEGRVVYHGPPRALNHYFSVEQAEDIYPKLARRSAERWGDSWARHRDSYYKAYKLAPAEEVPFADAKIVENREPDRIKLPSAKALTDEDESDLKKRKESDKDSAHTEPEEEDSWAKHKKNREKKKADEEEEHKKHHKRHEHDVEVDAPHQLPGVFAQTRELLRRRWTIFRRDRSQMWLHAAMLFGFPLLVVIFGFEGVPQVRQMSVRHDANVLLDIKEQIAHKESLLKAGGLVSGLVLMQVVLVTLMASNNAAREIAAERDILERERLGGLRAISYLLSKILFLGSFVLAQALWMGLFVEMLCNGIPGDLVVKLVLLVMASASMTAVCLGISGLMRSPEKATILSIYLVGFQLPLSGAVLTLPKAIEPFIQPFIVAYWSWSGSLSTMKSTSFYDAVKAVTNTSLEPANLAMFVLSIHLVVGLTLAYAGVKKSQWD encoded by the coding sequence ATGCTCGAACTCCGCAATATTTCCCTGACGTTGGAACGCGACGGAGAGTCGCAGGCCCTTTTGGACGATGTGACCTTCTCCGTGCCTACCGGGCACCTGCTGGCAATCGTCGGTCCTTCCGGCTGTGGGAAGACCACGCTGCTGAAGACCATTGCCGGCCTCAAAGAGGAGGACAATGGCGAAATCCGCTGGCAGGGGCGAAACCTTGCGGAGGATGGAGACCTCCACCCCTCCGAACTCGGCTACGTGCCGCAGTTCAGCATCGCACATGATCTGCTGACGGTGGAGGAGTGCGTGGCCAGCGCCGTGGCCCTGCGCACCCGGCAGGCTGATCACGAATCTGCCTGGGCGGTAGTAGAGCAAGTCATGAAGCAGACTGGGCTGACTGCCCTGGGCGACCGGCAGGTGAAGGTGCTCTCTGGCGGCCAGAAGCGCCGCCTGGGGCTGGCCCTGGAACTCGTCACCAACCCAAACCTTCTGCTCTGCGACGAGGTCACGAGCGGTCTGGACCCAAAATCGGAACGGGAAATCACCCAACTGCTGCACGATCTGGCACGTCAGAATGACAAGCGCATCGTCATCAACGTCACACACAGTCTTACGAACCTGTCGCTCTTCGACACGGTATTGGTGCTTCACGAAGGCCGGGTGGTGTACCACGGCCCTCCCCGGGCGCTGAACCACTACTTCAGCGTCGAGCAGGCGGAGGATATCTACCCGAAGCTCGCCCGCCGCAGCGCCGAGCGCTGGGGTGACTCCTGGGCCAGGCATCGCGATTCCTACTACAAGGCCTACAAGCTGGCTCCCGCAGAGGAGGTGCCGTTTGCCGACGCAAAGATCGTAGAGAACCGCGAACCGGACCGCATCAAGCTACCCAGCGCCAAGGCCCTGACGGACGAGGATGAATCCGACCTGAAGAAACGGAAGGAGAGCGACAAGGACTCCGCCCACACTGAGCCAGAGGAGGAGGACTCCTGGGCGAAGCACAAAAAGAACCGGGAAAAAAAGAAGGCGGACGAGGAGGAGGAACACAAAAAACACCACAAGCGCCACGAGCACGATGTGGAGGTGGACGCCCCCCATCAACTTCCTGGAGTGTTCGCCCAGACGCGCGAACTCCTGCGCCGCCGTTGGACCATCTTCAGACGCGACCGATCCCAGATGTGGCTTCATGCCGCCATGCTTTTTGGCTTTCCCCTGCTGGTAGTGATCTTCGGCTTCGAAGGCGTGCCTCAGGTGCGCCAGATGTCCGTACGGCACGATGCCAATGTGCTGCTGGACATCAAAGAACAGATCGCCCACAAGGAGAGTCTGCTGAAGGCAGGTGGCCTCGTATCCGGTCTGGTCCTCATGCAGGTGGTGCTGGTCACCTTGATGGCGTCCAATAACGCCGCTCGCGAGATTGCGGCAGAGCGCGATATTCTGGAGCGCGAGCGGCTGGGAGGCCTGCGCGCCATCAGCTACTTGTTGAGCAAGATTCTTTTTCTGGGGAGCTTCGTGCTCGCGCAGGCCCTGTGGATGGGGCTATTCGTAGAGATGTTATGCAATGGCATCCCGGGTGATCTGGTGGTGAAGCTGGTGCTCCTTGTCATGGCCTCGGCCTCGATGACGGCTGTATGCCTGGGCATCTCCGGGCTCATGCGCTCTCCAGAGAAAGCCACCATCCTCAGCATCTATCTGGTCGGCTTCCAGCTCCCGCTGAGCGGGGCCGTGCTGACCTTGCCAAAGGCGATCGAGCCCTTCATCCAGCCGTTTATCGTCGCTTATTGGAGCTGGTCTGGCAGCCTCAGCACAATGAAGAGCACCTCCTTCTACGATGCCGTGAAGGCAGTGACCAACACCAGCCTGGAGCCAGCCAATCTGGCCATGTTCGTGCTAAGCATCCACCTCGTTGTCGGGCTCACCCTGGCTTATGCCGGGGTCAAGAAGTCGCAATGGGACTGA
- a CDS encoding tetratricopeptide repeat protein → MKALSLACLLFVIALDAHVAAAEQEDLAKRLAQAQSAQRSRNFDEAIDAYELALKSDLGSTTKTVVLINLGAAYNGKRQWDKAVPCFEAAQMLQPEQPASWYFMGDSLFALNRLEESLAAYTQAIKLLPKEAAFYSGRASLFLKMGKYELALEDCDAAVRFEPKTALHYDKRAAVYYAQSNIPAAERNYTEAIRLDPANVSALNNRGVLYLHTQQWDKAIADLSLALKLAPEHDSARCNRAQVFAGMGDWARAKSDYQEAVKLFPRDETSWMGLAILYGSCPDESQRDGKLAVEAAMKAGELSQWKSAKSLDVLGIAYAQAGEFDKAVEAADKALALLEASAPEREGIEKHRALYVKKEAFRQTGKNWGSVAAAKEADTVEGWLAAGNIALLQKDYDKAFDLLSKVLALDPEPKDRAIALGGQALVHVQRGHWDEAVQTATEAIGISPKEETFYQLRGKAWQEKGESEKAVADYSEVLRISPRDSKVQCERGRLYKMLGKPDLAEKDFTAVVERSPKSLEGWTLRALLYLNEGRWIECLRDGDRMLALKPDMPEALSMQALVLAMAPDPTIRDGKRAVAKGTRACELTQWQDWQNMSHLASAHAESGEFQAADKVLQRALALAGLPESAVNQLQDMRLQYAKGKPLYMSAKGRVGR, encoded by the coding sequence ATGAAAGCGCTCAGCCTCGCATGCCTGCTCTTTGTGATTGCCTTGGACGCTCACGTTGCAGCTGCTGAGCAGGAAGATCTGGCAAAACGGCTGGCGCAGGCGCAGTCCGCGCAGAGGAGCCGGAACTTCGATGAGGCTATTGATGCCTATGAACTGGCACTGAAGTCAGATCTGGGCTCCACGACGAAGACCGTGGTCTTGATCAATCTCGGTGCTGCCTACAACGGCAAGCGTCAGTGGGACAAGGCGGTACCCTGCTTCGAGGCCGCGCAGATGTTGCAGCCGGAGCAGCCCGCTTCGTGGTACTTCATGGGGGACTCACTATTTGCCCTGAACCGTTTGGAGGAGTCCCTGGCCGCCTACACACAGGCCATCAAACTTTTGCCCAAAGAGGCGGCATTCTACAGCGGCCGGGCCAGTCTCTTTCTGAAGATGGGCAAGTATGAGCTGGCGTTGGAGGATTGTGACGCGGCAGTGAGGTTCGAGCCCAAAACAGCTCTGCACTATGACAAAAGGGCGGCTGTTTACTATGCACAGAGCAACATCCCTGCTGCGGAACGGAACTACACGGAGGCCATCCGCCTGGATCCGGCCAATGTCTCCGCTCTGAACAACCGCGGAGTGCTCTACCTGCACACCCAGCAGTGGGACAAGGCCATCGCCGATCTGAGCCTCGCACTGAAACTGGCACCCGAGCATGACAGCGCCCGGTGCAATCGTGCCCAGGTCTTTGCCGGCATGGGCGACTGGGCGCGGGCAAAGAGCGACTATCAAGAGGCCGTGAAGCTCTTTCCCAGGGACGAAACCAGTTGGATGGGACTGGCCATCTTGTACGGATCCTGCCCCGACGAGAGCCAGCGTGATGGCAAGCTGGCAGTTGAGGCCGCAATGAAGGCGGGGGAACTGTCGCAATGGAAGTCGGCGAAGTCACTGGATGTCCTGGGCATTGCGTATGCCCAGGCAGGCGAGTTCGACAAAGCGGTCGAAGCCGCCGACAAAGCGCTGGCTCTGCTGGAGGCTTCAGCGCCTGAGCGGGAGGGGATTGAAAAACACCGTGCGCTCTATGTGAAAAAAGAAGCCTTCAGGCAGACCGGGAAGAATTGGGGCTCCGTCGCCGCCGCGAAGGAGGCCGATACGGTGGAAGGCTGGCTGGCGGCGGGAAACATCGCCCTGCTGCAAAAGGATTATGACAAGGCTTTTGATCTCCTTTCCAAGGTTCTAGCACTCGACCCTGAGCCCAAGGATCGGGCAATTGCCCTGGGAGGGCAGGCTCTCGTCCATGTGCAGCGTGGGCACTGGGATGAGGCGGTGCAAACTGCCACTGAGGCGATCGGGATTTCACCCAAAGAGGAGACGTTTTACCAGTTGCGGGGAAAGGCCTGGCAGGAAAAAGGGGAAAGTGAGAAGGCTGTCGCTGACTACAGTGAGGTGCTCCGCATCTCCCCCCGTGATTCAAAGGTCCAATGTGAGCGAGGGAGGCTGTACAAGATGCTGGGCAAGCCTGATCTCGCCGAGAAAGACTTTACCGCTGTGGTCGAACGTTCGCCCAAGAGCCTGGAAGGCTGGACACTCCGGGCGCTCCTTTATCTGAATGAAGGGCGCTGGATCGAATGTCTGCGCGATGGGGATCGAATGTTGGCATTGAAACCGGACATGCCCGAGGCGCTCAGCATGCAGGCCCTGGTGCTCGCCATGGCACCCGATCCCACCATCCGGGATGGGAAACGGGCGGTGGCCAAGGGTACACGAGCCTGTGAACTGACCCAGTGGCAGGACTGGCAAAACATGTCCCACCTCGCCTCCGCTCATGCAGAGAGCGGGGAGTTCCAAGCTGCAGACAAGGTGTTGCAACGAGCTCTGGCGCTGGCGGGACTCCCAGAGTCCGCGGTCAATCAACTACAGGACATGAGGCTGCAATACGCCAAAGGGAAGCCGCTCTACATGAGTGCCAAAGGCAGGGTGGGGCGGTGA
- a CDS encoding PP2C family protein-serine/threonine phosphatase, protein MRFHVHSEPGGKPDNEDHVLVQRHPMAHDVILCFLADGQGGRAHGAEAARVACATAMQLARDSAPSDLLELSCWEALLDEVDVEVSETEGFTTLVAAAITCESVTGGSCGDSKLYHFPRRSGNIEEWTSRQFRNPPVGSGECQFTMFHQDLDAGDGLFIMSDGVWKYCGYEALQSAFALADFTTAAAHLRTATLARVGRELPDDFSLIALDFR, encoded by the coding sequence ATGCGTTTTCACGTCCACAGCGAACCCGGTGGCAAACCAGACAATGAAGATCACGTCCTGGTGCAGCGACATCCCATGGCGCACGACGTGATCTTATGTTTCCTGGCCGATGGTCAGGGGGGCCGGGCTCATGGTGCAGAAGCGGCGCGGGTCGCCTGTGCGACCGCCATGCAACTCGCCCGGGACTCGGCTCCTTCTGATTTGTTGGAGCTTTCCTGCTGGGAAGCCTTGCTCGACGAGGTGGATGTGGAGGTCAGCGAGACTGAGGGCTTCACGACGCTGGTGGCAGCCGCCATCACCTGTGAGAGTGTAACGGGCGGATCATGTGGTGATTCCAAGTTGTACCATTTCCCCCGTCGATCCGGAAACATCGAGGAATGGACTTCACGGCAGTTCCGCAATCCACCCGTAGGCAGCGGTGAGTGCCAGTTCACGATGTTCCATCAGGACCTTGATGCCGGGGATGGCCTCTTCATCATGTCTGACGGTGTCTGGAAGTACTGCGGGTATGAGGCGCTCCAGTCGGCGTTCGCCCTCGCCGATTTCACCACAGCGGCAGCTCACCTCCGTACTGCGACGCTCGCACGAGTCGGTCGGGAGCTACCCGACGACTTCAGCCTGATCGCTCTTGATTTTCGCTAA
- the pelA gene encoding pectate lyase codes for MLSYQSDFGGWPKNLDLTAKPFTGRRDELVGELKPIFDNSATTDEIRYLARMHKATGDNRYLRAVQDGLDYILIAQYPTGGWPQFYPLDAEYHRHITFNDNSMVRILLLLQEMGMPGVFDSLDADRRAAAQIAFHRGIECILKCQIKVDGRLTAWCAQHDELDYSPRPARKFELVSLSGAESVALVKLLMSHPRPAPEIVDSIESAVAWLQTSRIDGWRIQELTTDDTQGHNFSATPDPSAEPFWARFYDITTNQPLWSNRDGVRKLGMAEIGWARHGYVWTGDWALSLLNKDYPAWKKRLAKEGPGPAFAPWQPAVRIALAGDSTVTDTAGWGFGFKKAITGKVLCQNFAGGGQSSKSFRDTGVWQKVLASKPDYVFIQFGHNDMQGKGPKRETDPETTYAENLRRYVHEVRAAGATPVLVTPLVRRIFNRDGSGQLRGELAPYATAMRRVATEEKVPLVDLYTRSAEQVVKLGPKGVEPFEPILPVKPATMPAPAPGADATTTPSTGTTPPQTTAEVTAPAPSDIDFPTSTPATRRDGTHLNVPGSIEFADLVVEEFKKQVPESAVGQWFRR; via the coding sequence ATGCTTTCGTATCAGTCCGACTTCGGCGGCTGGCCCAAAAATCTGGATCTCACTGCCAAGCCTTTCACGGGGCGTCGCGATGAGCTGGTGGGTGAGTTGAAGCCCATCTTCGACAACAGCGCCACAACTGACGAGATCCGCTATCTGGCCCGCATGCACAAGGCCACAGGTGACAACCGCTACCTACGCGCCGTGCAGGACGGGCTCGACTACATCCTCATCGCCCAGTATCCCACCGGAGGCTGGCCGCAGTTCTACCCGTTGGACGCGGAGTATCACCGTCACATCACGTTCAACGACAATTCCATGGTGCGCATCCTGCTGCTCCTCCAGGAGATGGGCATGCCGGGAGTATTCGACTCACTGGACGCTGACCGACGTGCCGCAGCGCAGATTGCCTTTCACCGGGGCATTGAGTGCATCCTGAAATGCCAGATCAAGGTGGATGGCCGCCTCACTGCCTGGTGTGCCCAGCACGACGAGCTCGACTATAGCCCACGCCCCGCACGGAAGTTTGAGCTGGTATCCCTCAGTGGCGCGGAATCCGTGGCCCTCGTCAAGCTCCTCATGAGCCACCCCCGCCCCGCTCCGGAGATCGTCGATTCCATCGAGTCCGCCGTGGCCTGGCTGCAGACTTCCCGCATTGATGGCTGGAGGATCCAGGAACTCACCACGGATGACACCCAGGGGCACAACTTCTCCGCCACCCCCGATCCTTCGGCGGAGCCCTTTTGGGCCAGGTTCTATGACATCACTACCAACCAACCCCTCTGGTCCAACCGGGATGGGGTGCGGAAGCTGGGCATGGCGGAGATCGGCTGGGCCCGTCACGGTTACGTCTGGACCGGCGACTGGGCCCTATCACTCTTGAACAAGGACTACCCCGCCTGGAAAAAGCGTCTGGCCAAAGAAGGCCCAGGACCTGCCTTCGCGCCCTGGCAACCAGCCGTGCGCATCGCCCTGGCCGGAGATTCCACCGTGACAGACACAGCAGGCTGGGGCTTTGGGTTTAAGAAAGCGATCACCGGCAAGGTGCTCTGCCAGAACTTCGCCGGCGGCGGGCAGAGCTCGAAGAGTTTCCGCGACACCGGTGTCTGGCAGAAGGTGCTGGCCAGCAAGCCAGACTACGTGTTCATCCAGTTCGGCCACAATGACATGCAGGGCAAAGGCCCCAAACGCGAAACGGATCCCGAAACCACCTACGCCGAGAACCTGCGTCGCTATGTGCATGAGGTCCGCGCTGCAGGGGCCACACCGGTACTGGTGACCCCTCTGGTACGCCGCATCTTCAATCGTGATGGCAGCGGGCAGTTGCGGGGTGAACTGGCACCGTATGCCACTGCCATGCGACGGGTTGCGACAGAGGAGAAAGTCCCGCTGGTAGATCTTTACACCCGCAGCGCGGAACAGGTGGTGAAACTCGGCCCCAAAGGCGTGGAGCCTTTTGAGCCGATCCTCCCGGTCAAACCTGCCACCATGCCAGCGCCTGCTCCTGGTGCAGATGCGACGACGACTCCATCCACCGGCACGACACCCCCCCAAACCACCGCGGAAGTCACGGCCCCTGCACCGTCTGACATCGACTTTCCAACCTCCACACCAGCCACCCGTCGCGATGGCACGCATCTCAACGTGCCGGGCAGCATCGAATTTGCGGACCTTGTGGTGGAAGAATTCAAGAAACAGGTGCCGGAATCCGCAGTGGGGCAGTGGTTTCGCCGGTAA
- a CDS encoding carbohydrate binding family 9 domain-containing protein: protein MKNLVLRQHLSLLLSLAAQFSVTLPGSAEPLRVPALILDGQTHQAPELDGVLDDACWQAATPASDLRQVFPREGATPADATEVRFAHDHQHLYIAIRCDDREPGRITARELQRDSFSGESFPADDFVQIVIDPFGRQRDGFLFAVNPLGAMTDGRIENSTTTVVEWDGIWDARARHDARGWTAEMKIPFSTLSFDPGRDSWGVNIQRLIRRREEMIRWAQPTQSRDGDWLTDIGRLDGMTQLDQGLGLEFKPYTVLRHTDNKTDGSTTELRGGFDASWLITPALTATITVNTDFAEAEADVRQVNLSRFPLFFPEKRDFFLRDAPYFSFPTNTSLLTPFFSRNIGRSAAGAPVDILAGAKFTGRAGPYTLGILDVQQDGHDGLPDKNLLVARVTRELSEEITLGMLLTHGDPYQAGDNTLFGGDLTWRTARFFGDKNLYTTLWGLGSDDDQSGRDAAFGWSAGYSNAPWDIFSTASQIGDDFDPALGFLERQGVREYLLDAVYRYEINSSWLRSFNIRVAPYLITDLDDRLESAKHVLPGLRWELESGEEIAFWLNHKEEQLFEPFDIRPGNLIEPGDYKFNSVEGEYIGAPSRMLAPSAGFEIGDFYNGQLHSFWTQIDFRPSPHVFAGIGYEQYGVQLPGGDFTSRFLTARLNLALSPRLSWNTLAQYDNESDTFGVNSRIRWTVRPGTDIYFIVNQGYAVQDKRRLKYVQSEAALKAGVTWRF from the coding sequence TTGAAAAATCTCGTGCTCCGCCAGCATCTTTCCCTCCTCCTGTCTCTCGCAGCCCAGTTCTCCGTCACCTTGCCAGGCTCCGCTGAACCACTCAGGGTGCCCGCCCTGATCCTGGACGGACAGACCCACCAGGCCCCCGAGCTGGATGGCGTGCTGGACGACGCCTGCTGGCAGGCCGCCACCCCGGCCAGCGACCTCCGGCAGGTGTTTCCAAGGGAGGGGGCCACACCAGCAGACGCCACTGAGGTGCGCTTCGCCCACGATCACCAGCACCTCTATATCGCCATCCGTTGTGATGACCGCGAGCCTGGCCGTATCACAGCTCGCGAGCTCCAGCGCGACTCGTTCAGTGGAGAATCCTTTCCCGCTGACGACTTCGTCCAGATCGTGATCGATCCGTTCGGCCGGCAGCGGGATGGCTTCCTCTTCGCCGTAAATCCACTGGGTGCCATGACGGATGGCCGCATTGAAAACAGCACCACCACCGTGGTGGAGTGGGACGGCATCTGGGATGCACGTGCGAGGCACGATGCCCGCGGATGGACTGCGGAAATGAAGATTCCCTTCAGCACGCTGAGCTTTGATCCTGGCCGCGACTCCTGGGGGGTGAACATCCAGCGCCTCATCCGGCGCCGGGAGGAGATGATCCGCTGGGCACAGCCCACTCAGTCCCGCGACGGCGACTGGCTCACAGACATCGGTCGTCTGGATGGCATGACCCAGCTTGATCAAGGTCTCGGGCTGGAGTTCAAGCCCTATACGGTCCTTCGCCATACGGACAACAAAACGGATGGCAGCACCACTGAACTCCGCGGCGGTTTCGACGCGAGCTGGCTCATCACGCCGGCGCTGACAGCTACCATCACGGTGAACACTGACTTCGCCGAGGCCGAGGCCGATGTCCGTCAGGTCAACCTGAGTCGTTTCCCTCTCTTCTTCCCGGAGAAGCGCGACTTCTTCTTGCGAGACGCCCCCTACTTCAGCTTTCCCACCAACACCAGCCTGCTTACCCCATTCTTCTCCCGGAACATCGGCCGCAGTGCAGCCGGGGCTCCAGTGGACATTCTGGCAGGGGCAAAGTTCACCGGTCGGGCCGGCCCCTACACGCTCGGCATTCTGGATGTACAGCAGGATGGCCACGATGGCCTGCCGGACAAGAACCTCCTTGTAGCCCGCGTAACCCGCGAGCTTTCTGAGGAAATCACCCTGGGCATGCTGCTCACCCATGGCGATCCCTATCAGGCGGGCGACAACACGCTTTTTGGTGGAGATCTCACCTGGCGTACCGCTCGATTCTTCGGTGACAAGAACCTTTACACCACCCTGTGGGGACTGGGCAGCGACGATGACCAGTCCGGCCGGGATGCCGCCTTTGGCTGGAGCGCAGGCTACAGCAACGCCCCCTGGGACATCTTTTCCACCGCCAGTCAGATCGGCGATGACTTTGACCCGGCACTCGGTTTCCTGGAACGCCAGGGCGTACGGGAATACTTGCTCGACGCTGTGTACCGCTACGAGATCAACAGCTCCTGGTTGCGCAGCTTCAACATACGGGTGGCTCCATATCTGATCACCGATCTGGATGACCGGCTGGAATCCGCCAAACACGTCCTGCCCGGCCTGCGCTGGGAGCTGGAGAGCGGAGAAGAAATCGCCTTCTGGCTCAATCACAAAGAGGAGCAGCTCTTTGAGCCCTTCGACATCCGTCCCGGCAATCTCATCGAACCCGGCGACTACAAGTTCAACAGCGTCGAGGGCGAGTATATTGGAGCCCCCTCCCGCATGCTGGCCCCCTCCGCAGGTTTTGAGATCGGCGACTTCTACAACGGTCAGCTGCACTCCTTCTGGACCCAGATCGACTTCCGCCCCTCACCACATGTATTCGCCGGCATCGGTTATGAGCAATACGGGGTGCAACTCCCTGGCGGCGATTTCACCAGCCGATTCCTGACCGCAAGGTTGAACCTGGCCCTGTCCCCAAGACTGTCCTGGAACACCCTGGCGCAGTATGACAATGAGTCCGACACCTTTGGGGTGAACAGCCGCATCCGCTGGACCGTGCGTCCCGGCACGGACATCTACTTCATTGTGAACCAGGGCTATGCCGTGCAGGACAAGCGGCGGTTGAAGTACGTGCAGTCCGAGGCAGCGCTCAAGGCCGGCGTGACGTGGAGATTCTGA
- a CDS encoding ISAs1-like element ISVsp7 family transposase, translating into MTHSLPPQGTLEALRAKFAQIHDPRQAGKVRHRIDEVLIIAFCSTLCDGESYLDMGDFAQSQLSWLQSFLPLKHGAPSHDVFRNVLMAIQPQALLEVLTGWCGDLEGRHIAIDGKALRGTHNAETGRHLVHLLRAWVDDYHLSAGQITCHEKSNEIEAIPRLLESLQLKGATVTIDAMGTQAHIAEQITGAGADYVLALKANHPTAHETVRKHFTEAERLDLSPSHHRKSVTLELSHGRCERREYTITEELDWYHKSWKWAGLQSVAQVRRQVQRSHDGPPLEEVHYFLCSFKADVERLAKLVRGHWSVENRCHWVLDVTFNEDHCQVRDRNAAHNLTILREMVITTLHRHPAKVSLRRKRKIATMDPAFRLQMLGLLHA; encoded by the coding sequence GTGACCCACTCCCTTCCTCCTCAAGGCACTTTGGAAGCCCTCCGGGCCAAATTTGCCCAGATTCATGATCCCCGCCAGGCTGGCAAAGTACGTCATCGCATTGATGAGGTGCTCATCATCGCTTTCTGTTCGACTCTCTGCGATGGCGAAAGCTATTTGGATATGGGGGATTTTGCCCAGAGCCAGCTGTCGTGGCTGCAAAGCTTTCTTCCTCTGAAGCATGGGGCTCCGTCCCACGACGTGTTTCGCAATGTGCTCATGGCCATACAACCGCAGGCCCTGCTTGAGGTGCTCACGGGCTGGTGTGGCGACCTTGAGGGCAGACATATTGCCATAGATGGCAAAGCTCTGCGCGGCACTCACAACGCTGAAACCGGCAGGCACTTGGTCCATTTACTACGGGCCTGGGTGGACGACTACCACCTCAGCGCCGGGCAGATCACCTGCCATGAGAAGAGCAACGAAATTGAGGCCATTCCCCGTCTGCTGGAAAGCCTGCAACTCAAAGGGGCCACAGTCACCATTGATGCCATGGGCACCCAAGCTCACATTGCCGAGCAAATCACCGGGGCAGGGGCCGATTATGTCCTGGCACTCAAGGCCAACCACCCAACGGCTCATGAGACTGTAAGAAAGCACTTCACGGAAGCCGAGCGCCTGGACCTCAGCCCCTCCCACCATCGCAAAAGCGTGACGCTGGAACTCTCCCACGGGCGCTGTGAAAGACGTGAGTACACCATCACTGAGGAACTTGACTGGTACCACAAGAGCTGGAAATGGGCCGGACTGCAAAGCGTGGCACAGGTGCGCCGCCAGGTGCAGCGCAGCCACGATGGGCCGCCGTTGGAAGAGGTGCACTACTTCCTGTGCAGCTTCAAAGCCGATGTGGAACGCCTTGCCAAACTGGTGCGCGGACACTGGAGTGTTGAAAACCGCTGCCACTGGGTGCTGGATGTGACCTTCAATGAGGACCACTGCCAGGTGAGGGACCGCAACGCGGCCCACAACCTCACCATCCTGCGCGAAATGGTCATCACCACCCTGCACCGGCACCCAGCAAAAGTCAGCCTGCGCAGGAAGCGCAAAATCGCCACCATGGACCCGGCCTTCAGGCTCCAAATGCTAGGCCTCCTTCATGCGTAA